A region of Peromyscus maniculatus bairdii isolate BWxNUB_F1_BW_parent chromosome 7, HU_Pman_BW_mat_3.1, whole genome shotgun sequence DNA encodes the following proteins:
- the Col7a1 gene encoding collagen alpha-1(VII) chain yields MRLRLLVAALCAAEILVGAPGVWAQPRDRVTCTRLYAADIVFLLDGSSSIGRSNFREVRGFLEGLVLPFSGAASAQGVRFATVQYSDDPQTEFGLDALGSGGDTIRAIRELSYKGGNTRTGAALHHVADHVFLPHLTRPGIPKVCILITDGKSQDLVDTAAQKLKGQGVKLFAVGIKNADPEELKRIASQPTSDFFFFVNDFSILRTLLPLISRRVCTTAGGVPVTLPPDGTSSGPRDLVLSEPSSQSLRIQWTAASGPVTGYKVQYTPLTGLGQPLPSERQEVNVPAGETSMRLQGLRPQTEYQVTVVALYANSIGEAVSGTARTTAEEGLELSIQNITSHSLLVAWRRVPGATGYRVAWRDLRGGVTQQQDMSPGQGSAFLYHLEPGTDYEVTVSALFGRSVGPPTSLTARTDPSVEQTLNAVILSPTSILLSWKLVPEARGYRLEWRREGGLEPLQKVVLPSDVTRHQLDGLQPGTEYRLTLYTLLEGREVATPATVVPTGPERLASEVMNLQAVELPGQRVRVSWNPVPRATEYRVTVRSTQGVERTLLLPGSQTAFDLDDVRAGIGYTVRVSARVGTHEGDASVLTIRRDPETQLTVPGLRVVASDATRIRVAWGPVPGASGFRISWRTGSGPESSQTVTPDSTATDILGLQPGTSYHVAVSALRGREEGPPAVIVARTDPLGPVRRVHLTQAGSSSISIAWTGVPGATGYRVSWHSGHGPEKSQLVSGEATVAEIDGLAPDTEYTVRVRTHVAGVDGAPASVVVRTAPEPVGSVSKLQILNASSDVLRVTWVGVPGATAYRLAWGRSEGGPTRHQILPGNKDSAEIRGLEGGVSYSVRVTALVGDREGAPVSIVVTTPPEAPTSLETLQVVQRGEHSLRLHWERVPGALGYRLRWQPEGGQEQSLILRPESNSYNLDGLEPATLYHVWLSVLGQTGEGPPRKVSAHTEPSRVLSTELRVVDTSIDSVTLAWTPVPEASSYILSWRPLGGTGQEVPGAPQTLPGISSSHRVTGLEPGISYVFSLAPIQRGVRGPEVSVTQKPVCPHGQMDVVFLLHTTRDNAHNAEAVRRVLERLVSALGPLGPHAAQVGLLTYSHRPSPLFPLNSSHDLGIILQKIRDIPYVDPSGNNLGTAVITAHSHLLAPNAPGRRHQVPGIMVLLVDEPLRGDIFSPIREVQASGIKVMILGLAGADPEQLRRLAPGMDPIQNFFAMDNGPSLDRATSDLAIALCQAAVTTQPQPEPCAVHCPKGQKGEPGVTGLQGQAGPPGPPGLPGRTGAPGPQGPPGSTQAKGERGFPGPEGPPGSPGLAGVPGSPGTKGSPGWPGPRGEPGERGPRGPKGEPGEPGKVNGGKEPGLPGKKGDPGPSGPAGPRGPLGEPGPRGAPGIPGTSVKGDKGDRGERGPPGPGIGGAGQGEPGLPGLPGSPGPQGPAGRTGDKGEKGDCEDGAPGLPGQPGAPGEPGLRGAPGITGPKGDRGQTGTPGEPGEKGERGPPGPVGSQGLPGVAGHPGVEGPEGPPGPAGRRGEKGEPGRPGDPAVGPGGAGAKGEKGDAGLPGPRGAAGLRGEQGPPGLGLPGDPGPKGDPGDRGPVGLTGRAGPTGDSGPPGEKGDPGRPGPPGPIGPRGRDGEAGEKGDEGPPGDPGLPGKAGERGLRGAPGVRGPVGEKGDQGDPGEDGRNGSPGPSGPKGDRGEPGPPGPPGRLVDAGIGPRDKGEPGQEGPRGPKGDPGPPGASGERGMDGLRGPPGPQGDPGVRGPAGDKGDRGPPGLDGRSGVDGKPGAAGPPGPHGASGKAGDPGRDGLPGLRGEHGPPGPPGVPGVPGKAGEDGKPGLTGKNGEPGDPGEDGRKGEKGDSGAPGREGPDGPKGERGAPGNPGLQGPPGLPGQVGPPGQGFPGVPGSAGPKGDRGETGSKGEQGLPGERGLRGEPGSLPNAERLLETVGIKVSALRDIVETWGESSGSFLPVPERRPGPKGDPGERGPPGKEGSIGFPGERGLKGDRGDPGPQGPPGLALGERGPPGPPGLAGEPGKPGIPGLPGRAGGAGEAGRPGERGERGEKGDRGEQGRDGLPGLPGPPGPPGPKVAIDEAGPGPSREQGPPGLKGAKGEPGSDGDRGPKGDRGVPGAKGDQGEPGKRGHDGSPGLPGERGVAGPEGKPGLQGPRGNPGPAGGHGDPGPPGAPGLAGPAGPQGPSGLKGEPGETGPPGRGLPGPTGAVGLPGPPGPSGLVGPQGSPGLPGQVGETGKPGPPGRDGTSGKDGDRGGPGVPGLPGLPGPVGPKGEPGTVGAPGQAVVGPPGAKGEKGAPGDLAGALLGEPGAKGDRGLPGPRGEKGEAGRAGEPGDPGEDGQKGSPGLKGLKGEPGIGVQGPPGPAGPPGMKGDSGSPGAPGVPGVVGFPGQPGPRGEMGQPGPVGERGLAGPPGREGAPGPLGPPGPPGSGGAPGTSGLKGDKGDPGAGLPGPRGERGEPGVRGEDGHPGQEGPRGLMGPPGSRGDRGEKGDAGTAGPKGDKGDSAVIEGPPGPRGAKGDLGERGPRGMDGDKGPRGDSGNPGDKGSKGEPGDKGSTGSIGVRGLTGPKGEPGAAGIPGEPGAPGKDGAPGFRGDKGDIGFTGPRGIKGERGMKGACGFDGDKGDKGEAGFPGRPGLAGRKGDAGEPGIPGQSGAPGKEGLIGPKGDRGFDGQPGPKGDQGEKGERGPPGVGGFPGPRGNDGSSGPPGPPGGVGPKGPEGLQGQKGERGPPGESVVGAPGTPGAPGERGEQGRPGPAGPRGEKGEAALTEDDIRGFVRQEMSQHCACQGQFIASGSRPLSSYAADTAGPQLHPVPVLRVSHVEEEGRVPPEDDDDFSEYSVYSVEDYQDPEVPWDGDGDIKGWDQRGSDPCSLPLDEGSCTAYTLRWYHRAVPGGTACHPFVYGGCGGNANRFGTREACERRCPPQVVHSQKTGAA; encoded by the exons ATGAGGCTGCGGCTCCTGGTCGCTGCGCTCTGCGCTGCCGAGATCCTGGTGGGGGCGCCCGGAGTGTGGGCCCAGCCCAGAGATAGAG TGACCTGCACGCGCCTTTACGCCGCTGACATCGTGTTCTTACTCGATGGCTCTTCATCCATTGGCCGCAGCAACTTCCGCGAAGTGCGTGGATTCCTGGAGGGGCTGGTACTGCCTTTCTCAGGGGCAGCCAGTGCGCAGGGTGTCCGATTTGCCACAGTGCAGTACAGTGATGACCCACA AACAGAATTTGGTCTGGATGCACTCGGCTCTGGAGGTGACACCATCCGTGCCATCCGGGAACTCAGCTACAAGGGTGGAAACACCCGTACAGGGGCCGCTCTCCACCATGTTGCTGACCACGTCTTCTTGCCCCACCTAACACGACCTGGCATCCCCAAG GTCTGCATCCTGATCACAGATGGGAAGTCCCAAGACTTAGTGGACACAGCTGCCCAGAAACTCAAGGGGCAGGGAGTGAAGCTCTTTGCCGTGG GAATCAAGAATGCTGACCCCGAGGAGCTGAAGCGGATTGCGTCACAGCCAACCAgtgacttcttcttcttcgtcaATGACTTCAGCATCTTGAGGACCCTATTGCCCCTCATTTCCCGGAGGGTGTGTACAACTGCTGGTGGTGTCCCTGTGACTCTGCCTC CGGATGGCACTTCATCTGGGCCCCGGGACCTGGTGCTGTCCGAGCCAAGTAGTCAATCCTTGCGAATACAGTGGACAGCGGCTAGTGGCCCTGTGACCGGCTACAAGGTTCAGTACACCCCTCTGACAGGGCTGGGACAGCCACTGCCAAGTGAGCGACAGGAG GTGAACGTCCCAGCCGGTGAGACCAGCATGCGACTACAAGGTCTCCGGCCACAAACTGAATACCAAGTGACTGTGGTTGCCCTCTACGCCAACAGCATCGGGGAGGCCGTGAGTGGGACAGCTCGGACCA CTGCCGAGGAAGGGCTGGAGCTGAGCATCCAGAACATCACGTCCCACAGCCTCCTGGTGGCCTGGAGGAGAGTGCCAGGTGCCACTGGTTACCGTGTAGCATGGCGGGACCTCCGTG GTGGGGTGACACAGCAGCAGGACATGAGCCCTGGACAGGGGTCAGCGTTTTTATATCACTTGGAGCCTGGCACAGACTACGAGGTGACCGTGAGCGCCCTATTTGGCCGCAGCGTGGGGCCTCCCACTTCTCTGACTGCCCGCACTG ATCCCTCGGTTGAGCAGACCCTGAACGCTGTCATCCTGAGCCCCACATCCATCCTCCTGTCCTGGAAGTTGGTGCCGGAGGCCCGTGGCTACCGGTTGGAGTGGCGTCGTGAGGGTG GCTTGGAACCACTACAGAAAGTGGTGCTGCCCTCTGATGTGACCCGCCACCAGTTGGATGGGTTGCAGCCCGGCACTGAGTATCGCCTCACGCTCTACACTCTGCTGGAGGGCCGGGAGGTGGCCACTCCTGCAACCGTGGTTCCTACTG GGCCAGAGCGGCTGGCCAGTGAGGTGATGAATTTACAAGCCGTAGAACTGCCGGGGCAGCGCGTGCGAGTGTCTTGGAACCCCGTCCCCAGGGCCACTGAGTACCGCGTCACCGTGCGTAGCACCCAGG GGGTTGAGCGGACCCTGTTGCTTCCTGGGAGTCAGACAGCCTTTGACTTAGATGATGTTCGAGCTGGGATTGGCTACACAGTGCGGGTGTCTGCCCGAGTGGGCACTCACGAGGGTGACGCCAGCGTCCTCACCATCCGCAGAG ATCCAGAAACCCAGCTTACTGTTCCAGGACTGCGGGTTGTGGCATCAGATGCCACAAGAATCAGAGTGGCCTGGGGACCCGTCCCTGGAGCCAGTGGATTTCGGATTAGCTGGAGGACGGGCAGTG GTCCAGAGTCCAGCCAGACAGTGACCCCGGACTCTACTGCCACCGACATCCTGGGGCTGCAGCCTGGAACGTCTTATCACGTGGCTGTGTCAGCACTTcgagggagagaggagggcccCCCTGCGGTCATCGTGGCTCGAACTG ATCCCCTGGGCCCGGTGAGGAGAGTCCACCTGACTCAGGCCGGCAGCTCGTCTATCAGCATTGCCTGGACCGGGGTTCCTGGGGCCACAGGATACAGGGTTTCCTGGCACTCAGGCCACG GTCCAGAGAAATCTCAGTTGGTTTCTGGGGAAGCCACAGTGGCTGAAATCGATGGGCTGGCGCCAGACACGGAGTATACCGTGCGTGTGAGAACCCATGTAGCTGGTGTGGATGGGGCCCCTGCCTCTGTGGTTGTGAGGACTG CCCCCGAGCCCGTGGGCAGTGTGTCAAAACTGCAGATCCTTAACGCTTCCAGTGATGTTCTACGGGTCACTTGGGTAGGGGTCCCGGGAGCCACAGCCTATAGACTGGCGTGGGGACGGAGTGAAG GTGGCCCTACGAGACACCAGATACTCCCTGGAAACAAGGACTCTGCAGAGATCCGAGGTCTCGAAGGCGGGGTCAGCTACTCAGTGAGGGTGACAGCGCTTGTTGGGGACCGCGAGGGTGCACCGGTCTCCATTGTCGTCACCACAC CGCCCGAGGCTCCGACATCTCTGGAGACTCTTCAAGTAGTGCAGCGTGGGGAACACTCCTTGAGGCTGCATTGGGAGCGGGTACCCGGAGCACTGGGCTACCGTCTGCGTTGGCAACCTGAAG GTGGCCAGGAACAGTCCCTAATCTTGAGACCTGAGTCTAACAGCTACAACCTGGATGGACTGGAGCCAGCAACACTGTACCATGTATGGCTGAGTGTCCTGGGGCAGACTGGAGAAGGACCCCCTAGGAAGGTGTCTGCACACACTG AGCCCTCTCGTGTCCTGAGCACTGAACTACGTGTGGTGGACACCTCTATTGACTCAGTGACTTTGGCCTGGACCCCAGTGCCTGAGGCTTCCAGCTACATCTTGTCCTGGAGGCCACTGGGAGGAACTGGCCAGG AAGTGCCTGGGGCTCCACAGACGCTGCCAGGGATCTCAAGCTCCCACAGGGTGACAGGGTTAGAACCTGGTATTTCCTATGTCTTCTCTCTGGCACCTATCCAGAGGGGTGTACGAGGTCCTGAGGTCTCTGTCACACAAAAGCCAG tGTGTCCCCATGGCCAGATGGATGTGGTGTTCCTGCTGCATACCACTCGAGACAATGCTCACAATGCAGAGGCTGTAAGGAGGGTCCTGGAGAGGCTGGTGTCTGCACTCGGGCCTCTTGGTCCACACGCTGCTCAG GTTGGCCTGCTGACCTACAGTCACCGGCCCTCCCCATTGTTCCCACTGAATAGTTCCCACGATCTTGGCATCATCTTGCAAAAGATCCGGGACATCCCGTATGTAGACCcaagtggaaacaacctag GCACAGCTGTGAtcacagctcacagccacctcttGGCACCCAACGCTCCTGGTCGCCGTCATCAAGTGCCAGGGATAATGGTCCTATTAGTGGACGAGCCACTGAGAGGGGACATATTTAGTCCCATTCGTGAGGTCCAGGCTTCTG GGATCAAGGTGATGATATTGGGCTTGGCGGGCGCTGACCCAGAGCAGCTGCGACGCTTGGCACCAGGCATGGACCCCATCCAGAACTTCTTTGCCATGGATAACGGCCCAAGCTTGGACCGAGCAACCAGTGATCTGGCAATAGCCCTGTGTCAGGCAGCTGTGACCACACAG CCACAACCGGAgccctgtgctgtgcattgtccAAAG GGTCAGAAGGGGGAGCCTGGAGTGACG GGACTGCAAGGACAAGCTGGACCTCCTGGTCCCCCTGGTCTCCCG GGCAGGACCGGTGCTCCCGGCCCACAGGGCCCCCCTGGAAGTACCCAGGCAAAAGGCGAGagg GGCTTTCCTGGCCCAGAAGGGCCTCCAGGCAGTCCCGGCCTTGCTGGTGTTCCTGGGTCTCCTGGCACTAAG GGCTCCCCGGGGTGGCCCGGCCCTCGTGGGGAACCG GGGGAGCGAGGGCCTCGAGGCCCAAAGGGGGAGCCG GGGGAGCCTGGGAAAGTCAATGGAGGTAAAGAGCCAGGGCTTCCCGGAAAGAAAGGAGACCCTGGACCTTCG gGCCCCGCCGGACCTCGTGGCCCTTTGGGGGAACCAGGACCCCGTGGTGCCCCAGGGATTCCTGGAACATCAGTGAAG GGTGACAAAGGTGATCGTGGGGAACGG GGTCCCCCAGGACCAGGGATTGGTGGCGCTGGACAAGGCGAGCCTGGACTTCCA GGTCTTCCTGGAAGCCCTGGACCCCAAGGCCCAGCTGGTCGCACTGGAGATAAGGGAGAGAAG GGTGACTGTGAGGATGGAGCCCCCGGccttccaggacaacctggggcCCCAGGTGAACCG GGCCTACGGGGAGCTCCTGGAATTACTGGGCCCAAA GGTGACCGGGGACAGACGGGGACCCCGGGTGAGCCTGGAGAAAAG GGTGAACGGGGACCACCTGGTCCAGTGGGATCCCAG GGGCTCCCCGGGGTTGCTGGACATCCGGGAGTGGAAGGTCCTGAG ggGCCACCAGGACCTGCCGGCCGCAGAGGAGAAAAG GGAGAGCCTGGTCGCCCTGGGGATCCTGCAGTG GGTCCTGGTGGTGCTGGAGCCAAAGGAGAAAAG GGAGATGCTGGGCTCCCTGGGCCCAGAGGAGCGGCTGGACTCAGAGGGGAACAA GGCCCACCCGGGTTGGGTCTTCCTGGAGACCCTGGCCCCAAAGGAGACCCTGGAGACCGG GGTCCCGTAGGCCTCACTGGCAGAGCAGGACCCACA GGTGACTCGGGGCCTCCTGGAGAGAAGGGAGATCCTGGGCGACCTGGCCCCCCAGGACCTATTGGCCCCCGAGGAAGAGAT GGTGAAGCTGGAGAGAAAGGCGACGAGGGTCCCCCG GGTGACCCAGGTTTGCCTGGAAAAGCAGGCGAGCGTGGCCTCCGG GGGGCACCCGGGGTCCGGGGGCCTGTGGGTGAGAAAGGCGATCAGGGAGACCCTGGAGAAGATGGACGGAAT GGCAGCCCTGGACCATCTGGACCCAAGGGTGACCGTGGAGAGCCG GGCCCCCCGGGTCCCCCTGGACGGCTG GTGGATGCAGGAATTGGACCCCGAGACAAG GGAGAGCCTGGGCAGGAAGGTCCTCGAGGACCCAAGGGTGACCCTGGCCCCCCTGGAGCCTCTGGAGAGAGG GGCATGGATGGGCTTCGGGGACCCCCCGGCCCACAG GGAGACCCAGGCGTCCGAGGCCCTGCAGGGGACAAG GGTGATCGGGGCCCTCCAGGGCTGGATGGCCGGAGTGGGGTGGATGGGAAGCCAGGGGCAGCTGGCCCCCCAGGGCCACAT GGCGCTTCAGGCAAAGCTGGGGACCCTGGGAGAGAT GGGCTTCCAGGCCTTCGAGGAGAACATGGCCCCCCTGGTCCCCCTGGCGTTCCTGGAGTACCG GGAAAGGCAGGCGAGGATGGCAAACCGGGCCTGACTGGGAAAAAC GGAGAGCCTGGAGACCCTggagaggatggaaggaag GGGGAAAAGGGAGATTCTGGTGCCCCTGGAAGAGAA GGTCCTGATGGTCCCAAGGGTGAACGTGGAGCTCCTGGTAATCCTGGACTCCAGGGTCCTCCGGGTCTCCCAGGACAGGTCGGTCCTCCTGGCCAG GGTTTCCCTGGTGTCCCAGGAAGTGCGGGTCCCAAG GGTGACCGTGGAGAGACCGGGTCCAAAGGGGAGCAG GGCCTTCCTGGAGAACGTGGCCTCCGCGGAGAACCTGGGAGCTTGCCG AATGCAGAGAGGCTGCTGGAAACTGTTGGCATCAAG GTGTCGGCCTTGCGGGACATTGTGGAGACCTGGGGTGAGAGTTCTGGCAGCTTCCTGCCCGTGCCTGAGCGGAGACCTGGTCCCAAGGGGGATCCTGGTGAGCGAGGCCCTCCGGGCAAGGAG GGCTCCATTGGCTTTCCTGGAGAACGTGGGCTGAAGGGAGATCGTGGAGACCCTGGCCCGCAGGGACCTCCTGGCTTGGCCCTCGGGGAGAGGGGCCCACCTGGACCACCTGGCCTTGCTGGGGAACCTGGAAAGCCTGGCATTCCTGGACTCCCGGGCCgggctggtggtgctggggaggcaggaaggccaggAGAGAGG GGCGAACGCGGAGAGAAAGGAGACCGTGGAGAACAG ggCAGAGATGGCCTTCCTGGCCTCCCTGGACCACCTGGCCCCCCTGGCCCCAAG GTGGCCATTGATGAGGCAGGTCCTGGACCCTCTAGAGAACAGGGACCCCCTGGACTCAAGGGTGCTAAG ggggagccaggcagtgatggtgacCGTGGACCCAAAGGAGACAGG GGTGTGCCAGGAGCCAAAGGAGAccagggagagcctgggaagaggggtcATGATGGCAGCCCG GGTCTTCCGGGAGAGCGCGGTGTGGCTGGGCCTGAAGGGAAGCCG GGTCTGCAGGGCCCGAGGGGGAACCCTGGCCCAGCG GGTGGCCATGGAGACCCTGGACCACCGGGTGCCCCG GGTCTCGCTGGCCCTGCAGGACCCCAGGGACCTTCAGGCCTGAAG ggggaacctggagagacagGACCCCCAGGACGG GGTCTGCCCGGACCTACTGGAGCTGTGGGACTTCCTGGCCCTCCTGGCCCTTCAGGCCTTGTG GGGCCACAAGGATCACCAGGTTTACCTGGACAAGTG GGGGAGACGGGGAAGCCAGGCCCCCCAGGTCGTGATGGTACCAGTGGAAAGGATGGAGACAGGGGAGGTCCTGGTGTGCca gggttaccaGGTCTGCCTGGCCCTGTTGGACCTAAAGGAGAACCTGGGACTGTGGGGGCCCCTGGACAG GCGGTGGTCGGGCCCCCTGGAGCAAAAGGGGAGAAG GGAGCCCCAGGAGACCTTGCTGGAGCCCTGCTGGGTGAGCCG GGAGCCAAAGGCGACAGAGGATTGCCAGGACCACGGGGTGAGAAA GGCGAAGCTGGCCGTGCAGGAGAGCCTGGAGACCCTGGGGAAGAT gGTCAAAAAGGGTCCCCAGGACTCAAAGGTCTCAAG GGTGAGCCAGGAATTGGGGTTCAGGGCCCCCCTGGGCCAGCTGGTCCTCCAGGTATGAAG GGAGACTCGGGCTCCCCTGGTGCCCCTGGGGTTCCTGGTGTTGTTGGGTTCCCTGGTCAGCCAGGGCCTCGAGGAGAGATGGGCCAGCCAGGGCCTGTCGGGGAACGG GGTCTGGCAGGCCCTCCAGGGAGAGAAGGTGCCCCAGGTCCCTTGGGGCCACCTGGACCACCAGGGTCAGGG GGAGCACCCGGCACCTCTGGACTCAAAGGAGACAAG GGAGACCCAGGAGCAGGGCTGCCCGGGCCCCGAGGCGAGCGTGGTGAGCCAGGTGTCCGG GGTGAAGACGGCCACCCTGGCCAGGAAGGGCCTCGAGGACTCATG GGGCCTCCTGGCAGCCGGGGAGATCGAGGGGAGAAG GGTGACGCTGGGACCGCGGGACCAAAGGGTGACAAG GGTGACTCAGCCGTGATTGAGGGGCCTCCAGGGCCACGAGGTGCCAAAGGGGACCTG GGTGAGCGAGGGCCTCGAGGCATGGACGGTGACAAAGGACCTCGGGGAGACAGTGGGAATCCTGGCGACAAG GGCTCCAAAGGGGAGCCAGGGGACAAAGGTTCAACTGGATCAATTGGGGTTCGAGGACTCACAGGACCCAAG GGGGAACCAGGTGCTGCAGGGATCCCTGGTGAGCCG ggagccccaggaaAGGATGGAGCCCCTGGTTTCCGAGGAGACAAAGGAGACATTGGCTTTACGGGTCCCCGGGGCATCAAG GGTGAAAGAGGAATGAAGGGGGCCTGTGGCTTTGATGGGGACAAAGGAGACAAG GGAGAAGCTGGTTTTCCTGGCCGCCCCGGGTTGGCAGGACGGAAAGGCGACGCA GGGGAGCCTGGTATTCCGGGTCAGTCTGGGGCTCCTGGCAAAGAGGGCCTGATTGGTCCCAAG GGTGACAGAGGTTTTGATGGGCAGCCAGGTCCCAAGGGTGACCAAGGCGAGAAAGGGGAGCGG GGGCCCCCAGGAGTTGGGGGCTTCCCAGGTCCCAGGGGGAATGATGGCTCTAGCGGTCCCCCAGGGCCACCTGGTGGTGTTGGTCCCAAAGGCCCTGAAGGACTTCAGGGTCAGAAG